The DNA sequence TGCCGGAGGTACTGCTGCGGGTCCCATGTGGGGGCGGTGGGGGCAGTGGGGGTGGTGGGGGTGGTCGGCGCGGTGGGCGCGTCGCCCGTGGTCGACGCCGGAATCCTGGCCGGCGCGGTATCGGAATGCATGTTCGAGCCTCCCTGCTGGCGGTGCGGTCGGAATCGGAAGCTGCTCCGGCCCCCTCCATGCCCCATGGTGGCGAAAAATATATCTCGATGTCAAGATACTTGAGTTCGAGATACTCGATTTAAAGAGACTTCACGTCGACAGACCCTTTACACTGATCCGCATGGAGGACGAGGTCGACCGACTGGTCGCGGCATGGCGGCGCGAACGCCCTGACCTCGACGTGGAACCACTCGAGGTGCTCAGCCGCGTCAGCAGGCTCGCGCGGCATCTCGACCGCGCCCGACGGCTGGCCTTCTCCGAGCACGGCCTGGAGCCGTGGGAGTTCGACGTCCTGACCTCGCTGCGGCGAGCGGGCGCGCCCTACCAGCTCTCCCCCGGCCAGCTGTTGACGCAGACCCTGGTGACCTCCGGGACCATGACCAACCGCATCGACCGGCTCGCCAAGAAGGGCCTCGTCGAACGGCTGCCGGACCCCAACGACCGCCGCGGGGTCCTGGTGCGCCTCAGCCCCGAAGGCCGCGACCGCGCCGACCAGGCGCTCGCCGGGCTGCTGGCCCAGGAACGAGCGATCCTGGCCCAGCTCTCGCGGACGCAGCGCGCCGATCTCGCCGGCTTGCTACGCCAGTTGACCGCTCCGTTCGACAACATCCCCGGCTAGTCCCTGCCCCGGCAGTCCCGGCAGGTCGGCGGGACGTACCCCGGCCCGCCGGGCCAGGGCGACCGCCGCGAGCGTGGAGTGCACGCCCAGCTTGCCCAGCACGTTCTGCATGTGGGTGCGGACGGTGTGCGGGGAGAGGAACAGCCGCGCGGCCACGTCCTTGCGGCCCAGCCCCGCCACCATGCAGCGCAGCACCTCGTGTTCCCTGGGCGTGAGGGACTCCACCAGCCGTTCGCTGTCGGTACGGTGCTTGCGCGCCGCGGTCAGCTCGCGGAGCACTCCCGTGAGCAGCGCGGGCGGAAGGTGCGTCTCCTCGCGCAGGACTCCGCGGATGACGGCCAGGAGCCGTGAGAGCGAGCAGTCCTTGGCCACCCAGCCCGATGCTCCCGCCTGGAGCGCGAGGGCGGCCCGGCGTGCGTCGTCGCGCTCGGCGAGCACGACCGTACGGACATCGGGATGGGACACCCGTACGCCTGCCACCAGCGCGATCCCGTCGGCGGCGGGCGGGACGGAGGCGGACTCCCGCTGGGCGGGAACGCCCGCGGGGACGGCGGCCAGGTCGGAATCGACGAGCAGAACGTCGAAGCGGCGGCCCTCGGCCACCGCGCGTTCGAGGCAGCGCAGCGCGGCGGGGCCACTGCCGGCCGCGGAGACGTCCACGTCCGGTTCGGCCGCGAGCGCGGCGGCGAGAGATTCGGCGAAGATGCGGTGATCGTCGACCACGAGTACCCGGATACGGACCACAAAACCCCCAAGGGTCGGGGAACGGACGGCTGCGGGTACGACGCCCGGACCGGGTGATCCGCAGGCGCCGCGGCCGCCGCCGTGACATCTCTGCACTACCCCGGACCGGACGTCGTACCCGACTTGTCTCGACCCCTGAATCAACACCGGCCCCCACCGGTGTCACGCATCAGCGTAGGGCCGGGGTCGACTCGTGGTTGGCCGAATTGCAGAAGTTTTTCGAGCGATTTTCCGGCGAGGCGCTTCCGGAGGGGCTCCGGGGTGGCTTGAAATCGCCTGCTTCCTGCCCGGGTAAGGCCCGTTCCGTCCGGTCGTGTGCCATGGGCAGTTGCACGGGGGGTATTTCACTCGGCGTGCGCACGCCGGGCGCCCGCGTGCAGCGCCCGGCGAGGGCGCGCCCGGAACGCACGCACGCCCCCGCCCTGGTGGGGGCGGGGGCGCGCGCGTGGCAGGGGTGGGCCGGGGGCGCCTGAGGGCTCAGCCGCGCCGGGCGCGGGTGAAGTTCCAGGCGTCCGTCACGATGCCCGTGAGGTCCGAGCGGGTCGGGGTCCAGCCGAGGCGCTCGTGGGCCGTGCGGGCGGAGGCGACGAGGAAGGCCGGATCGCCGTCCCGGCGGGGGGCCACGATCTCGGGAATCTCCTTCCCGGTGACCTTGCGGACCGTCTCGATGACCTCGCGGACCGAAAACCCGCTGCCGTTGCCGAGGTTGCACACCAGGTGCTCGCCCCCGGCGGCGACCCGCAGCGCCGCCAGGTGGGCCTCCGCGAGGTCGGCGACGTGGATGTAGTCCCGTACGCAGGTGCCGTCCGGGGTCGGGTAGTCCTCGCCGAACACGGAGATCGACTCCCGCTCGCCGAGGGCCACTTGCAGCACCAGCGGGATCAGGTGGGTCTCGGGGTCGTGCAGCTCGCCGAACCGCCCGTACGCCCCGGCCACGTTGAAGTAGCGCAGCGAGACCGCCGCGAGGCCGTGCGCCGCGCACTCCCCCGCGATCATGTGGTCGACGGCGAGCTTCGAGGCCCCGTACGGGTTGGTGGGGGCGGTCACCGAGGACTCGGTCAACGGCCCGTCGCCGGGCTCCCCATAGGTGGCCGCGGTGGAGGAGAACACCAGTCGGCGCACGCCCGCCCCGCGCATCGCGGCCAGCAGGGCCAGGGTGCCGCCGACGTTGTTCTCCCAGTACTTGCCGGGGTTCACCACGGATTCGCCGACCTGCGAGGAGGCCGCGAAGTGCAGGACCCCGTCGTAGGACGGGTCCAGGTACTCGGCGGCGTCCTGGATCCGGCCCTCGATGAACTCGGCGCCCGACGGCACCCCGGAACGGAAGCCGGTGGAGAGGTCGTCGAGGACGGTGACCTCGTGGCCCTCCTCCAGGAGGTGGGCCACGACCACCCCGCCCACGTATCCGGCTCCGCCGGTGACCAGGTATTTGGAATCCTTGGAAGACGCCGTCTCGCTCACGTGCCTGCTGCCTCTCGCCGGGGGAACGCACGCACCGAACGCGTGCTGGTCACCGGCATACCCGAATCCGCGCCGCCGGGGAAATCCCGGGCCCGGATCAGGGCCGGGCGCCCCCGGACGGCGGCGGTCCGGCCCGGTCCAGCAGACCCGTACGGGCGGCCAGCGCGGCCGCCTCCAGCCGCGAGCCCACGCCCAGCTTCATCAGCACCCGCTGGACGTGCGTGCGCGCGGTGCTCGGCGCGATGGCCATGCCGGCGGCGATGAGCCGGGTGTCCTCGCCCTCGGCGACCCGGACCAGCACCTCCACCTCGCGCGGGGTGAGCAGCCGCAGCAGCCGGCTGCCCTCGTCGTCGGGCTGCGCGGCGGGGTTGAGCAGCTCGGCGAAGGCTGCCTGCAACAGCTGCGGCGCGATGGCCACTTCCCCCGCCCGGGCCTTGGCCAGGGCCCGCTCCACGCCTTCGATGCGCTCGTCGTGGCGTACGTACCCCGAGGCGCCGGCCGCGAAGGCGGCGGCGATCCCGCGCGGGCTCGGCACCGGTCCCAGGACGACCACGGCGATCTGCGGACGCTCCCGCTTGATCCGGACGATCGGCTCGAAGACTCCGGGCTCGGCGGGCGTGGCGGTGCCCAGCAGGCAGACCTCCGGGGCCCGGCTGATGACCAGTTCGGCGGCGCCCGCGGCCGGGGCGGCGGCCGCCAGCACCCGGTGGCCGCGCAGTTTCAGGGCCGAGGCGAGCGCCTCGGCCAGCAGCCGGTGCTCGTCGACCACCATGACCCGTACGCCCATTGGGACACCCACCCCCGCCCTTCTGACCCGGCAAGCTACACGCTTGTTCGACGGCGCGGTGCGGATACCGCGCAGAAGCCCCCGGAAGGACGGCTTGAGTTCTAGTGGTCGTCGCAACACCCCAGCTCAGGGGATGCGATGGATTTCAAGATCCGGGAGAACCGGGGACCAGGGGGCGGTGGCCGTCTGACGCGTGAGCGGGAGGCATACTCCCGGCTCATGCAGCAGGGCTACAGCAACAGAGAAGCCTGCCGGATCGTCGGTATCAACCTGCGGACCGGCAAGAGATGGCGCAACGGTTGGCACTCGCCGCCGTCTGGGAAGCCGAAGCCTCCGATCACCGTGGAGGCTTCGGCTTCTGGCGTATCCAGGTACCTCCGCGAAGAGGACCGCATCCACATAGCCGACCGACTGCGCGAGAAGGCGTCGATCCGCACCATCGCCGCCGAGCTGGGCCGCAGCCCCTCCACCATCAGCAGGGAGATCCGCCGCAACGGCATTCCCTCACGCGGCGACTCGTCCTGCTGGGCCTACCGGCCCCACGCAGCCCACCGCCGCGCCGAGCAACGGCGCCCCCGCCCCAAGCCCGGCAAGATCCGCCGGAGCGCCGAACTACGCCAGTTCATCCAGGCCCACCTCACACTCCGATGGAGTCCGGAACAGATCTGCCAGGCTCTGCAGGCACGGTTCCCCGCCCGGCCGGAGATGCACGTGGCCCACGAGACGATCTACCAGGCTCTCTACGTCCAGGGCCGCGGAGAGCTCCGCCGCGAACTCACCCGCGCCCTGCGGACGGGCCGGTCCCGCCGCCGGCCACACCGCCAGTCCTACAAGCGCAAGCCGCGCGCCATACCGAACATGGTGATGATCAGCGACCGGCCTGCCGAGGCCGCCGACAGGGCCGTCCCCGGCCACTGGGAAGGCGATCTCATCATCGGAAAGGACGGCAAGTCCGCGATCGGCACCCTCGTCGAACGCACCACCCGCTACGTGATGCTCGCCCACCTGCCCTTCGACCACACGGCGGCCAGCACCCGGGACGCGCTCGTGGAGACGGTGAAGACTCTCCCGCCCCACCTGCGGCGATCCCTGACCTGGGACCAGGGCGTGGAGATGGCCGCCCACCAGGCATTCACCGTCGCCACGAACATCCCGGTCTACTTCTGCAACCCGGCCAGTCCCTGGCAGCGCGGCTCCAACGAGAACACGAACGGCCTGCTGCGGCAGTACTTCCCCAAGGGCACCGACCTGTCCCGGCACACGCCCCAGGACCTGGCCACCGTCGCCGCCGAACTCAACGGGCGCCCACGCAAAACGCTCGGCTGGGAAACCCCAGCCGAGCGCCTGTCTAAACTGCTCGCGGCCTGATCAACCGACCACGTGTTGCAACGACCCCTCGAATTCACCCGGACCTTCCGGGGGCTTCCGGGGGTTCTGGGGGTTCTTGGGGGGGGGTGGGGGGTCTGGGCGTCTGGCGCCGCGGGTCAGCCCGTCGTGAAGGAGACGAAGGTGTAGTACGGGTCGGAGCCCGAGGACCTGCTCATCACGGCGGTGCGGGCGATGAAGAACTTCCCGTTGCCGTAGCGGAATTCGCCGGAGTCCGGCAGGAACTGGGTCTCGGCGCGCTGCGACTCCTTGTTCGCCGGGTTCTGCATGAGCACGGTCTCCTTCATCGTCTTGCCGTCGATGGAGACGACCTGGCCGCCGCCGTCGTAGGGCGGGACCTTGTAGGCGATGAGGTTGGAGCCGTCCATGCGCAGCGGGTAGACGGTGTAGCGCTCGCCGGCGTCGGCGCGGTCGGTGGTCAGCTTGCCGGTCTCCAGGTCGAAGGAGACGATCTCGTTGGTGCGGCCGTATTCGGTCGTGCCCTTGTGCTCCTCGGTCGGCAGGTAGAGCTTGCCGTTGCCGACGACCATGTTGGTGCAGTCCTCGACCTCGGTGGCCCCGCACTCGGGGTTGTAGTTGCCCGAGGTGAGCGGGATGCGCGTCTTGAGCTGGCCCGCGTCGTCGAGGACGAAGAGGTCGCTGACGCCGGTGGCGTTCTTGGAGGTGTCGTTGACGTCCGCCGCGACGATCAGCGGCTTGGTGGAGACGATCTGGGCGAAGTCGATGCCCGCGGGCAGCTTGTACGAGCCCTTGGGCGCACCGCTGACCGGGTCGAGGCTCTGGGCGTGCAGCACGTAGTCCGGGTGCTGGCCGCAGCGGCGGATCACCGCGAGGGCCGGGCCGCCCCCGTAGCCGAGGTCCTCGCACCGGTCCGCGTCGGTCTTGGCGGACCACAGGACCTTGCCGTCGGCGAGGTTCCAGGCGGCGCCGCCGCTCAGGCCGCCAGCGGCGACGGTCTGGCCGGTGACGGTCACCTCCGCGAGGACGACCGGCTTGTCGCCGCCGGTCTGGGACTTGGCGGTCGCCTTCCACAGGAGCTTGCCGGTGTTCAGGTCGATGACGCCGACCTGCCTGCACTGCGGGTACTTCTTCTCGGCCGTCGGCATGGCCTCGTCGAAGAGGATCGCCGTCTTGTTGTCCGAGACCCAGCGGCTGGCGGCGCAGACGTTGGCGCCGAGCGGGATCTCCCACTTCTTGGTGCCGTCGGCCAGGTTGTAGCCGACGACCTTGGCCATGTCGGACTTGGCGTAGGTGGTGTCGGTGAGCCAGGACCCGGGGATCTGGACGATCTCCTTCGACTCCGGCATCGGGACGTTGACCAAGGTCTTCGACTTGGTCTTGGCCGGTGCCTTCTCGGTGCCGCCGCCGCCCGGGGCCTTGTCGCCGCCGGGGCTCTCGCTGCCGCCGGCCACGGGCTGGCTGCCGGAGCCCTCGTCCTCGCCGGAGACGTACCAGAAGCCGCCGCCGACGATGAGGACGATGGCCAGGAGGGCCGCGCCGACGATCATCAGCTGCGTGCGGACGTCGTTGCCGCCGCGGCCGCCGGCCGGGACGGCCGGGCTCTGGGCCGCGTACATGGGCGCGGTGCCGGGCTGCTGCGGGTAGCCGTAGGACTGCTCCTGCGGATACCCGTACGAGGCCTGCCCGCCGGGGGACCCGGCCGGCGCCGGGACGGTCGGCGGCTGGGCCGGGGGCGGCGGGGGGCCGGCCGGCATGGCCGGGGGCGCCGGCGGGGGCGGGGGCGCGGAGAAGCCGCCCGGCGGCGGGTCCTGCGGCGCGCCGAACCCGCCGGACGGCGGCTGGCTGGGGGGCGGCGGGGTACTCATCGGTGCTACTGCCTCTCGGTGGGCGGTTCGGCGGACTGCTCGTTCTCGGGGCGGTCGCTCACTTGCCGAAGACCATCAGGAACTTCTCGCTCTTGTTGTCGGCCTGCAGGTGGGAGGCGGAGACGAACAGCCGGCCGTCCACGTAGTCCACGTTCGGGGAGAGGAAGGAGCTCTCCACCGGGGCGGCGGGGCCGGACGGGTTGCGCAGGACCGCGGTGGGCGTGCCCCCGCCGGCCGGGATGGTGAGGACCTCGCCGCCCTTCTCGCTCTCCGCCTCTCGGTAGACGACGACCTGGCCGCCCGCCGCCTTCAGCGGGGTGAGGGTGCGTCCCTCGCCTGCCGGGGTGCGCCACTTCACCTTGCCGGTGCCGAGGTCGAAGGCGACGATCTCGTTCGGCTTGCCGACGTCGGGCTTGGTGGGCAGGTAGAGGGTGTTCGCGTCCACGTTGGAGGAACCACAGCTCTGGAGCGAACGGTTGAACAGGCCGCCGCAGCCGACCGGGAAGCTGCCTTCGCCGGAGACGGTGGCGCGCTTCTTGCCGTCGGGTCCGAGGACCACGATGGAGCGCTCCTTGTCGCCGTTGCCGAGGTCGAGGACGATCGGGTCCAGCGAGTAGACGTTCTTGACCTGGAAGTCCTTGGGGAGCTTGTAGATCCAGGTGCCCTTGCCGGTGACCGGGTCGGCGTCCATGACCTGGACGGTCTTGTCGGCGTCCTGGCAGGTCGCGATGGCGAGCATCTTGCCGTTCATGGCGACGAAGTCGCCGGGCCGGCAGCCCTCTTCCACCTTGTTGGTGAAGAGCTTGTCCCCGGTGCTGACCTTGAACGCGCTGGTCGTGCCCATCCGGTTGACGACGAGGGAGTCGCCGGTGAGGGCGAGGTCCGGGCTGGTGAAGATGTCGAAGAGACCCTCCTTGGGGACCTCCTTCGACCATCCCTCCTTGCCGGCCTTGAGGTCGATCATCCGCATCTGGTTGCAGTCGGCGCTGCTGGACTCGCCGTTCTTGTACATGACGACGGTCTTGCCGTCCGCGGTCATGTCGGTGACCCCGCAGACGACGGCGGGGAGGGTGAGGGTCCACTTCTCCTTGCCGTCCTTGACCCCGTAGGCGGTGACCGACTTCCAGACGGACTTGACGACGGTGTCGCCGACGATCCACTGCCCCTTGGAGTCGACGCCCCCGCCGGGGCCGTCGATCTTGCTGCTCTTGAACCAGAGGACCTTGCTCTCGCCCTGCTTGCGGCCGGCGTTGAGGTCTTCCTCCTCCTCACCGCCGTTGCCGCTGCCGTCCCCCTTGTCCACGGAGGCGGAGGCGGAGGGCGAGGCCTTGTCGTCCGCGGGCGGGGTGGTGTCCTGCCCGATGACCTGGTCGGCGCCCTTGTCCTTGCCGGCGAAGAACGCGAAGTAGCCGCCGGTGCCCAGGACGAGCACGCCGGCGACGGAGGCCGCGATCAGCACGGCGAGCTTCTTCTTCGGCCCGCCGGGCGGCCCGGGCGGCATGCCGGGGGCGCCGGGGGCCATGTGCGGGGGCGGGGGCGGGAAGCCGTAGCCCCCGGGCGGCTGCGCGCCGTACGGGCCCTGCGGCGGCTGGCCGTACGGCCCCTGCGGCGCGGGCTGCTGTGCGTACGGGTTCTCGCCCTGCGGCGGGAAACCGTAACCGGGCTGCGGGGGCCCTGGCAGGTGCCCGTAACCGGAAGGGTTCGGCGGCTGGTTCGGCGGCTGGGGCGGCTCGGTCATCAGCGCATACCTTCGGCTTCGGGTGTGGGAGGAAGCCCTTTCTATCACTGCCGACGAGAACCGCGCCGGGCCGGTCCGACCCCTGTTCCCAAGGGAGGACCGGCCCGTGATGCCGTCGTTATCGGCCAGTTGGGGCGCGCGGGCCCCGCGCCCTACGCGTCTTCGGCGAGCTCCAGCCAGCGCATCTCCAAGTCGTCCCGGTCCGCGATGAGTTCCCGCAGTTCGGCGTCGAGCTTGGCGACCTTGTCGAAGTCGGTGGAGTTCTCGGCGATCTGGGCGTGCAGACTGCTCTCGCGGTCCGTCATCTTGTTGAGCTGCCGCTCGATCTTCTGCAGCTCCTTCTTCGCGGCGCGCGCGTCCCCGGAGGCCGAGGACTTTCCGGCGGCGGCCGGGGCGGGCGCCGGAGCGGCCGCGTCGATCATCTTCCGGCGGCGCTCCAGGTACTCGTCGAGGCCGCGCGGGAGCATCCGCAGGCTCGCGTCGCCGAGCAGGGCCATGACCGTGTCGGTGGTGCGCTCGATGAAGAACCGGTCGTGCGAGATCACGATCATCGACCCGGGCCAGCCGTCGAGGAGGTCCTCCAGCTGGGTCAGGGTCTCGATGTCGAGGTCGTTGGTGGGCTCGTCGAGGAAGAGGACGTTGGGCTCGTCCATCAGCAGGCGCAGGATCTGCAGCCGGCGCCGCTCACCACCGGAGAGGTCGCCGACGGGCGTCCACTGCTTCTCCTTGGTGAAGCCGAACTGCTCGCACAGCTGCCCGGCCGTCATCTCGCGGCCCTGGCCGAGGTCGACCCGGTCGCGGACGCGCTGCACGGCCTCCAGGACCCGCAGGGACGGGTCGAGTTCGCCGACCTCCTGCGAGAGGTAGGCCAGCTTGACGGTCTTGCCGACGGTCACGGACCCGGCGGCCGGCTGGACCTCGCCCTGAGTGCGGGCGGCCTCGGCGAGGGCCCGCAGCAGGGAGGTCTTGCCGGCGCCGTTGACGCCGACGAGACCGACGCGGTCGCCGGGGCCCAGGTGCCAGGTGAGGTGCTGGAGGAGGGTCTTGGGGCCGGCCTGGACGGTGACGTTCTCCAGGTCGAACACGGTCTTGCCGAGGCGGGCGTTCGCGAACTTCATCAGCTCGGACTTGTCGCGCGGCGGCGGCACGTCGGCGATCAGCTCGTTGGCGGCCTCGATGCGGTAGCGCGGCTTGGAGGTCCGCGCGGGGGCGCCGCGGCGCAGCCAGGCGAGCTCCTTGCGCATCAGGTTCTGCCGCTTGGACTCCTCGGTCGCCGCGATGCGGTCGCGCTCGGCGCGGGCGAAGACGTAGTCGCTGTAGCCGCCCTCGTACTCGTGGACGTCACCGCGCTGCACGTCCCACATGCGGGTGCAGACCTGGTCGAGGAACCACCGGTCGTGGGTGACGCAGACGAGCGCGGAGCGGCGCTCCTGGAGGTGCTTGGCCAGCCAGGAGATGCCCTCGACGTCGAGGTGGTTGGTGGGCTCGTCGAGTACGAGGAGGTCCTGGTCGGCGATGAGCAGCTGGGCGAGCGCGATGCGGCGGCGCTCCCCACCGGAGAGCGGGCCGATGACCGTGTCCAGGCCCTGCCCGAAGCCGGGCAGGTCGAGCCCGCCGAAGAGGCCGGTCAGGACGTCGCGGATCTTCGCGTTGCCGGCCCACTCGTGGTCGGCCATGTCCCCGATGATCTCGTGCCGGACGGTGGCCGAGGGGTCGAGGGAGTCGTGCTGGGTGAGCACGCCCATGCGCAGGCCGCTGTTCTGGGTGACCCGGCCGATGTCGGGTTCCTCCAGCTTGGCGAGCATGCGGATGAGGGTGGTCTTGCCGTCGCCGTTGCGGCCTACGACACCGATCCGGTCCCCCTCGGATACGCCGAGGGAGATGCCGTCGAGCAGGGTACGGGTGCCGTACACCTTGCTGACTGCCTCGACATTGACCAGGTTGACGGCCATCAGGAGCGCTCCAGGGAAGGGGTGTGGATCAGCCCCTCAGCCTAACCCTCCGCGAAGTGCCGGACCGTTCCACCAGCAGCCAGCCGCCCAGCGCCATGCCGATCGCGGCGGGCGCGGTGACCGGGAGCGCGATCAGGGTGGCGCTGTGGCCTTCCAGGAGCCCGCCGAGACCGGTCGTGGAGAGCCCGAGAACGCCCAGGAGGCAGAGCGCGGTGCCGAGGGCGGCGCGGGGGCCCGAGCCGGGGCCGGCGCCGGCGCCGGGGTGCGCGGTGCTCCCGGCGGGCGCCTCGAAGCGGCGGAAGACCGCGACGAGTACGCAGGTCAGCGCGGCGGCGGCGAGGAACCGGACCGGTACCTGGGCCCACCAGGCCGCCCCGGCGGGCTCGGGCAGGGCGAAGCCGAGGCCGAGCTGGGCGGCGTACACGGCGAGCATCGCGGTGAGGTGCCAGAGGAAGGCCGTCATGGCGACCCCGTTGGCGGCGACCACCCCGCGCCAGACCCGGGGCCGGGCCAGCCAGCCGGCGGCGGGGGCCCTGAGCAGCTCCACGGCGCCCACGAGCCAGATCCCGTGCGCGAGCAGGGCCAGGGTGGGCGGGGCCATGTTGGAGACCTTCTCCCCCGGCATCCCGACCATGGACAGCGGGTACGGCCCGTACGCCACCAGCAGGACGGCCCCGGCGAGCCCGGCGGCGGCGAGGGCGCCGGGACGGCGGAGCTGCCCACGGCCAGGGCCGGTGGCGCGCAGGAAGCCGAGCTGGTGGACGGCGAGCCAGACGAAGGCGAAGTTCAGGAACTCGGCGTACGGGACGCCGCCCGCGAAGCGCAGCAGATCGACGGCGGCGGCAGCCGCGGCCAGGGCCCCGAAGGCGGCCCAGCCGTAGCGCTCGTGCAGGGTCAGCAGGGGCGGGGTGAGGGCGACCATCGCGAGGTAGATCCCGATGAACCACAGCGGCTGCGTGACCAGCCGGAACGCGGCCCCCGACAGCCGGCCGCCGCCCCCGCCGAGGAGCTGCGCGGTCAGGGCGACGGCGGTCCAGACGGCGACGAACACGAGGGTGGGCCGCAGCAGCCGCCGCAGGCGGGCCCGCAGGAAGGCGGCGTACACCGGGCCGTCGGTGCGGCGTGCGAGGGACCGGTAGGACAGGGCGTGCGAGAACCCCCCGACGAAGAAGAACACCGGCATGACCTGCAGCGCCCAGGTGAGCACCTGGAGCGGCGGCACGACGGCGAGCAGGTTCCCTATGCCGTCGCCGCTGACGGCGGCCATCAGCCAGTGCCCGGCGATGACCGTCCCGAGCGAGGCGACCCGGAGCAGGTCGACGTAGCGGTCCCGGGTGGCGGGGGTGGCATCGGCGATGTCTTGTGCGCTGGCTCCCATGGGGTTACGGTCCCGCGCGGGCGGGGGCCGCGACAGGGCGCGGATACTCAGTCCCCCCTAGGTACCCGGGGCCGGCGCCCCCGATCCCGCTGCGCGGACGGAGTTCCCCTACCCGCCCTTCGCCCGTTCCCTGGGGCTCCGCCCCAGACCCCGCTCCTCAAACGCCGGAGGGGCTGGATTTGGCTGACGCCGGGTAGGGGACTCGGCGCCGCGCAGCGGCGCACCCGCAGCTGGTCAGAGGAGGGTCGCGCCCGGGGCCGGGCTCATCGCCAGGTGGGTGCCGCGGCAGGTGCCGGAGGCTTCCAGGGCTGCGGACACCTTCATCGCGGACTCCGCGTCGCGGACCAGGAAGGCCGTCGTGGGGCCGGAGCCGGAGACGATCCCGGCCAGCGCCCCGGCCTGCGTACCCGCCGCCAGGGTGTCGGCCAGCGCCGGCCGCAGCGAGAGGGCCGCGGGCTGGAGCCCGTTGGCCAGGGTGGCGGCCAGCTCGTCCGGGTCACCGGAGGCCAGGGCCGCGAGGAGGGCCGGGGAGGCCTGCGGGGCGGGGACGTCCGTACCGGCGGTGAGGCGGTCGAACTCGCGGAACACCGCCGGGGTGGAGAGCCCGCCGTCGGCCACCGCGAACACCCAGTGGAAGGTCCCGGCCGCGACCGGGGTCAGGATCTCCCCGCGCCCGGTGCCCAGCGCCGCCCCGCCGACCAGGCTGAACGGCACGTCGCTGCCCAGCTCCGCGCAGATGTCGAGGAGGTCCCCGACCGGGGTCTTCAGACCCCAGAGGGCGTCGCAGGCCAGCAGGGCGGCCGCCCCGTCGGCGCTGCCGCCGGCCATGCCGCCCGCCACCGGGATCCGCTTCTCGATGTGGAGGTGCACGTCGGGGCTCAGCCCCGCCCGCTCCGCCAGGATCTCCGCGGCCCGGGCCACCAGGTTGGTCCGGTCGAGCGGCACCTTGCCGGCGTCCGGCCCCGCGCAGGTCACGGTCAGTCCGGCGGCGGCGGTCGCGGTGACCTCGTCGTGGAGGGAGACGGCCAGGAAGACGTTCGCGAGGTCGTGGAAGCCGTCCGGCCGGGCCGCGCCCACCGCCAGCTGGACGTTGACCTTCGCGGGGACCCGTACGGTGATCGTCCCGCTCACAGCGCGGGCCTCTCCGCGGCGGGCTTGTGCTCGGCGATCGCCGCGAACTCCTCGACGGTGAGGGACTCGCCGCGGGCTTGCGGGGAGACTCCGGCGGCGACCAGCGCCGCCTCCGCGCCCGCCGCGGACCCGGCCCAGCCGGACAGCGCCGCGCGGAGCGTCTTGCGGCGCTGCGCGAAGGCGGCGTCCACGACGGCGAAGACCTCGGCCTGGGTGGCGGTGGTCTTCACGGGCTCGGCCCGGCGCACCAGCGAGACCAGCCCGGAGTCCACGTTCGGCGCGGGCCAGAAGACGTTGCGGCCGATGGAGCCGGCCCGCTTGACGTCCGCGTACCAGTTGGCCTTGACGGAGGGGACTCCGTAGACCTTGTTGCCGGGCTTGGCGGCGAGCCGGTCGGCGACCTCCGCCTGCACCATGACCAGGGTGCGCTCGATGCTCGGGAAGCGGCTGAGCATGGTGAGCAGGACCGGCACGGCCACGTTGTAGGGGAGGTTCGCGACGAGCGCGGTCGGCGGCGGGCCGGGCAGCTCCTTGACCAGCATCGCGTCGGAGTGGACCAGCGCGAAGCGGTCCTTGCGCTCGGGCATCCGCGCCTCGATGGTGGCGGGCAGCGCGGCGGCCAGGATGTCGTC is a window from the Streptomyces sp. NBC_01244 genome containing:
- the rsmA gene encoding 16S rRNA (adenine(1518)-N(6)/adenine(1519)-N(6))-dimethyltransferase RsmA, whose translation is MSALLGAADIRELAAVLGVRPTKQKGQNFVIDANTVRRIVRTAEVRPDDVVVEVGPGLGSLTLALLEAADRVVAVEIDDILAAALPATIEARMPERKDRFALVHSDAMLVKELPGPPPTALVANLPYNVAVPVLLTMLSRFPSIERTLVMVQAEVADRLAAKPGNKVYGVPSVKANWYADVKRAGSIGRNVFWPAPNVDSGLVSLVRRAEPVKTTATQAEVFAVVDAAFAQRRKTLRAALSGWAGSAAGAEAALVAAGVSPQARGESLTVEEFAAIAEHKPAAERPAL